In a single window of the Tellurirhabdus bombi genome:
- a CDS encoding AMP-binding protein, translating to MADQIEPNRLILDCQQPAKWPPAKTEYEQQALAFCQSWVAGQESFVLKTSGSTGTPKPISLNRQQMRASAQLTGLTFGLQAGDEALVCLNVQYIAGIMMLVRGMELGLRLTVVEPVAQPLEGLQNPVFDFAAFVPLQLQTILTQSPESRPILDRMKAILVGGAAVSPSLAEQLQTLKVPVYSTYGMTETVSHIAIRRVNGPEASDVFSVLNGVEVGVDERSCLHITAAATNFQRQQTNDVVELLEQKEDRFTAFRLIGRADSIINSGGVKIQPELIERVVADALTRSGDSRRLFIAGLPDERLGQRVVLVTEGPPLAEEAIRVIQEQTRSELGAYFVPKAVLAVPVFAETPTGKIDKKEILRILSQKEQEEA from the coding sequence ATGGCGGATCAAATAGAGCCTAATAGACTGATACTGGACTGCCAACAGCCAGCAAAATGGCCTCCGGCAAAAACAGAATATGAGCAACAGGCGTTAGCTTTTTGCCAGTCCTGGGTAGCGGGACAAGAGTCATTTGTGCTAAAAACTTCTGGATCCACCGGCACCCCAAAGCCTATCTCGCTAAATAGACAGCAGATGCGGGCGAGTGCACAGTTGACAGGACTCACCTTTGGATTGCAGGCCGGTGACGAGGCGTTGGTCTGTCTGAATGTTCAGTACATTGCCGGGATCATGATGCTGGTTCGGGGCATGGAACTTGGACTTCGGTTGACTGTGGTGGAACCCGTTGCCCAGCCATTGGAAGGGCTCCAGAACCCTGTTTTTGATTTTGCCGCTTTTGTCCCCCTTCAATTGCAAACCATATTGACTCAATCCCCGGAATCAAGGCCCATTCTGGACCGGATGAAAGCAATCCTGGTGGGTGGCGCTGCCGTGAGTCCCAGTTTGGCGGAGCAGCTACAAACGCTTAAAGTACCCGTTTACAGTACTTACGGAATGACCGAAACGGTATCGCACATTGCCATTCGGCGGGTCAATGGCCCCGAAGCCAGCGACGTTTTTTCAGTTTTGAATGGGGTGGAGGTAGGCGTAGACGAGCGATCTTGCCTGCATATAACCGCCGCCGCAACCAATTTTCAGCGCCAACAAACCAACGATGTTGTGGAGTTGCTGGAACAGAAAGAAGATCGTTTTACCGCTTTCCGTCTCATTGGCCGCGCTGATTCAATTATCAACAGCGGTGGCGTGAAAATACAGCCCGAACTGATTGAACGCGTTGTGGCTGACGCATTGACGCGCTCGGGTGATTCCCGTCGGTTGTTTATTGCGGGGCTACCGGATGAGCGGTTAGGACAGCGCGTGGTACTGGTTACAGAAGGCCCCCCGTTGGCCGAAGAAGCAATCCGTGTTATCCAGGAGCAAACCCGATCGGAGTTAGGCGCTTATTTTGTGCCTAAAGCAGTGCTGGCGGTTCCGGTTTTTGCTGAAACGCCCACCGGAAAAATAGATAAAAAAGAAATCCTGCGCATCCTATCGCAAAAGGAGCAGGAAGAGGCGTAA
- a CDS encoding DUF2452 domain-containing protein, whose protein sequence is MEEEPFENPISPDKVTDRPGLLEYAHSAGSAIIRPEDKGKIKGRAVTAMREQTDLQLAQLHRQMQLLAEQAGLIRNRVEVSERIYSAQMNFEPIINHTYFLYEKKNGTDVLSMIGPLEWGRTFPYHRCVATVRMLADHTWDVTYHQSDFTEE, encoded by the coding sequence ATGGAAGAGGAACCGTTTGAAAATCCGATCTCTCCCGATAAAGTGACCGACCGGCCGGGTTTGCTTGAGTACGCACATTCAGCAGGGAGCGCAATCATTCGTCCGGAAGATAAAGGCAAGATTAAAGGTCGGGCTGTGACCGCCATGCGTGAGCAAACGGATTTGCAATTAGCGCAGCTTCACCGCCAGATGCAATTGCTGGCCGAACAGGCCGGCCTAATTCGGAACCGCGTTGAAGTTTCGGAGCGCATCTATTCGGCCCAGATGAATTTTGAACCAATTATTAACCATACGTATTTTCTATACGAAAAGAAAAATGGCACTGATGTCTTATCCATGATCGGCCCACTCGAATGGGGACGCACGTTTCCGTATCACCGCTGTGTGGCGACGGTAAGGATGCTGGCTGATCATACGTGGGACGTTACTTATCACCAATCTGATTTTACTGAAGAATAA
- the menB gene encoding 1,4-dihydroxy-2-naphthoyl-CoA synthase, giving the protein MQSKYPWETIKEYREILFQYYDGIAKISINRPHKHNAFTPLTVKEMSEAMELARQDERVGVVILTGEGGEAFCSGGDQSVRGHGGYVGEDQVPRLNVLDLQMQIRRIPKPVVAMVAGWAIGGGHVLHVICDISIAAENARFGQTGPKVGSFDGGFGASYLARVVGQKKAREIWFLCDQYNAQEALDMGLVNKVVPLDQLEDTTIEWCQKMLEKSPIALRMLKAAFNAELDGQAGIQQLAGDATLLYYLSEEAKEGKNAFLEKRKPDFSKFPKFP; this is encoded by the coding sequence ATGCAAAGTAAATACCCTTGGGAAACCATTAAGGAGTACCGCGAGATTTTATTTCAATACTACGACGGAATTGCCAAGATCAGCATCAACCGTCCGCATAAACACAATGCTTTTACACCGCTGACGGTCAAAGAGATGAGCGAAGCCATGGAGCTGGCGCGTCAGGATGAGCGTGTAGGCGTTGTGATTTTAACGGGCGAAGGTGGCGAGGCTTTTTGCAGTGGCGGCGACCAGTCGGTGCGGGGCCACGGTGGCTACGTCGGTGAAGACCAGGTTCCGCGCTTAAACGTCCTGGATTTGCAAATGCAGATTCGGCGGATTCCGAAGCCGGTGGTAGCCATGGTTGCTGGCTGGGCCATTGGGGGCGGTCATGTTCTGCACGTTATTTGTGACATCTCGATTGCCGCTGAAAATGCGCGTTTTGGTCAGACTGGCCCGAAAGTAGGCAGCTTCGACGGCGGCTTTGGCGCTTCGTATCTGGCCCGGGTGGTTGGTCAGAAAAAAGCCCGCGAGATCTGGTTTTTGTGCGATCAATACAACGCCCAGGAAGCGCTGGATATGGGCTTGGTTAACAAAGTCGTGCCGCTTGACCAACTGGAAGATACGACCATCGAATGGTGCCAGAAGATGCTGGAGAAAAGCCCGATTGCGCTGCGAATGTTAAAAGCAGCCTTCAATGCAGAACTAGATGGACAGGCTGGTATTCAGCAACTTGCCGGTGATGCCACCCTGCTTTATTACTTATCTGAAGAAGCCAAAGAAGGGAAAAATGCCTTTCTGGAAAAACGCAAACCCGATTTTAGCAAGTTTCCAAAATTCCCTTAA
- a CDS encoding gliding motility-associated C-terminal domain-containing protein — translation MSRLTRLLTVFLLLLAASAQARHIHGGDISMKALSRPGQFRIELNQFLNGAVYSADSIDVNISLQVFSKKNHRRIEVITLNRLDYTPLVYGNEACSKLRQLNIIRYRYGTDHQFNISNYAEPEGYYISWTRCCRDNDISNLAGAGQAGMVFYLEFPAMTQNGAFFKNSSPEFSQPNGAYICINDAFSMNFQATDADGDQLRYSLVEPWSTRNPEATTRNPAAPAYLPVTFAKGIGVSNMIPGPSPLRVDGSTGRISVRASDIGLYVFTVQVDEYRNGVRIGSIRRDFQLPVVDCSQNTPPPAIITQDAKPVRQVNWCSSSPLTLAVENRPEWAFQWQLNGTNIAGENRAILVVKESGTYTVIKSFSGQCAGDTISEEVKVQLEAGPKVTITASRAFPVCDGDTLTLTASTGTSNAIQGYSWLLNGQVIAGETKPQVKINQSGLYTAQIQSSTASCTSSDTLRVRTVSPPSIRIQASSPQFCEGDSVRLSTALGANFKYNWSVNETPFPVSLSANQISVKQGGTYFVRVTTPEGCSVSATASLTQLSKPQVQLDSILTLCASSTELVALQGWPLGGRFRGTGVQGTNFNPTVAGTGRHEIFYSYTGSNGCRSEVSRWAIVSPALELNAQPSYVVMKGEKVRLEANVNVSQADYIWSPPTDLSDPRSATPIASPATSTSYKVVATSSGSCTATATVQVEVVDRLFIPEAFSPNGDGINDTWEIRNISSYADCEIAILNRWGEVIYFSKGYSNPWDGISQGSQATPGVYQYHIKTGFKGMDYKGQLVILK, via the coding sequence ATGTCTAGATTAACGCGTCTTCTGACCGTTTTCCTGCTACTGCTTGCCGCTTCAGCACAGGCGCGGCATATCCATGGCGGAGATATCTCGATGAAAGCGCTGAGCCGACCCGGCCAATTCCGAATTGAGCTCAACCAGTTTTTGAACGGCGCCGTCTACTCCGCCGATTCGATTGATGTTAACATTAGCCTTCAGGTTTTTAGCAAAAAAAATCACCGTCGTATTGAAGTCATCACCCTCAACCGGCTGGATTATACGCCTTTGGTTTACGGCAACGAAGCCTGCTCCAAGCTTCGGCAATTGAACATCATTCGATATCGCTACGGAACGGATCATCAATTCAATATCAGCAACTATGCCGAACCGGAGGGCTATTACATATCCTGGACGCGCTGTTGCCGCGATAACGATATTTCCAACCTGGCGGGAGCTGGTCAGGCGGGTATGGTCTTTTACCTTGAGTTTCCGGCCATGACGCAGAATGGGGCTTTTTTCAAAAATTCATCCCCCGAGTTTTCCCAGCCAAACGGTGCTTATATCTGCATCAATGACGCATTTAGCATGAACTTTCAGGCCACGGACGCCGACGGCGACCAGCTTCGTTATTCGTTGGTTGAGCCCTGGTCTACCCGCAATCCTGAGGCAACCACCCGTAACCCAGCGGCTCCGGCTTACCTTCCAGTCACTTTTGCCAAAGGCATTGGCGTCTCAAACATGATTCCCGGACCTTCGCCGCTGAGAGTAGATGGCAGTACCGGACGGATCAGCGTTCGGGCATCCGACATTGGGCTTTATGTCTTTACAGTTCAAGTGGATGAATACCGAAATGGGGTCCGGATTGGCTCGATTCGCCGGGACTTTCAATTACCCGTTGTCGATTGCTCCCAGAATACGCCCCCGCCTGCCATCATCACTCAGGATGCAAAACCCGTTCGGCAGGTCAACTGGTGCAGCAGTAGCCCTTTGACGTTAGCCGTTGAAAACCGCCCGGAATGGGCTTTCCAATGGCAGTTAAACGGCACCAATATAGCGGGTGAAAACCGGGCCATTCTGGTTGTTAAAGAATCGGGCACTTATACAGTTATTAAAAGTTTTTCGGGCCAATGCGCGGGCGATACAATCTCCGAAGAGGTTAAGGTGCAACTGGAAGCAGGTCCTAAAGTAACCATTACAGCCTCCCGCGCGTTTCCGGTATGCGACGGAGACACGCTTACGCTGACCGCTTCTACGGGCACTTCCAACGCTATTCAGGGATATAGCTGGCTGTTAAATGGGCAAGTGATTGCTGGAGAAACAAAACCGCAGGTCAAAATTAACCAATCGGGTCTTTACACCGCCCAGATTCAAAGCTCAACGGCCAGTTGCACGTCTAGCGACACGTTACGCGTTCGTACCGTATCGCCTCCTAGCATTCGCATACAGGCTTCCTCCCCGCAGTTTTGTGAAGGCGATTCGGTGCGGCTATCAACCGCTTTAGGCGCTAATTTTAAATACAACTGGTCGGTTAACGAGACACCTTTTCCGGTTTCTCTTTCCGCTAACCAGATTTCCGTGAAGCAAGGAGGCACTTACTTTGTGCGGGTAACTACGCCAGAAGGTTGTTCGGTTTCGGCTACTGCCAGTCTTACGCAACTCAGTAAGCCGCAGGTTCAGCTTGATTCCATATTGACCTTGTGTGCCTCTTCCACGGAACTCGTTGCCTTGCAGGGCTGGCCGTTAGGCGGACGCTTCCGAGGCACAGGGGTTCAAGGAACCAACTTTAACCCTACGGTGGCCGGTACAGGTCGTCACGAGATTTTTTATTCTTATACGGGAAGCAACGGCTGTCGCAGCGAAGTTTCGCGTTGGGCTATCGTATCTCCAGCGCTGGAACTTAACGCGCAGCCCTCTTACGTCGTTATGAAAGGCGAAAAGGTGCGCCTGGAAGCTAACGTAAACGTTTCGCAGGCTGATTATATCTGGTCGCCACCAACAGACCTGAGCGATCCGCGCAGCGCAACTCCCATCGCATCGCCCGCTACTTCAACGTCTTACAAAGTGGTAGCAACGTCGTCGGGCAGTTGCACAGCTACCGCCACTGTACAAGTCGAAGTAGTGGATCGTTTATTCATTCCCGAAGCGTTTTCACCCAATGGCGACGGTATCAACGACACGTGGGAAATTCGCAACATAAGCAGCTATGCAGATTGCGAAATAGCCATCCTGAACCGCTGGGGTGAAGTAATTTATTTTTCCAAAGGCTATAGTAATCCGTGGGATGGTATTTCTCAAGGCTCACAAGCCACACCGGGCGTTTACCAATACCACATCAAAACGGGCTTTAAAGGCATGGATTACAAAGGCCAACTGGTTATTTTGAAGTAA
- a CDS encoding N-acetylmuramoyl-L-alanine amidase-like domain-containing protein produces MNKVFAALVTLAVAASPSLAQYATSDIRQVAFTTGRTAAETTLSIGKSFLGKPYVAHTLDQGNAEQLLVDFQQFDCTTYVETVLALALTAQKPAEQVTSESQAFLFRDQLTQLRYRDGVVNGYASRLHYFSDWLKNNEKKGLIQDVTQKIGGIKVSKPITYMTSSTWKYPQLSDPEVYKQIDQVQQDISKQPFWFIPKAKIKAIEANLQDGDIIMLTAARPGLDMKHVGFAIWQTDAKGERHVYLLHASSEYGEVMITEQPLTSYVLWNKRLSGIRVARLSQTNQPQVLRAMR; encoded by the coding sequence ATGAACAAAGTTTTTGCTGCTCTCGTAACACTCGCTGTTGCTGCGTCACCGTCATTGGCTCAATACGCAACTTCGGATATTCGGCAAGTGGCCTTCACAACGGGACGAACGGCGGCCGAAACGACCTTGTCAATTGGAAAGTCTTTTTTGGGGAAACCATACGTGGCCCATACACTCGATCAGGGGAATGCCGAACAATTGCTCGTTGATTTTCAGCAATTTGATTGCACAACGTACGTGGAAACGGTACTTGCCCTGGCGCTCACTGCCCAAAAACCAGCTGAACAAGTCACTTCAGAAAGCCAGGCGTTTCTTTTTCGTGACCAGCTAACGCAACTTCGCTATCGGGATGGAGTAGTCAATGGATACGCCAGTCGGCTGCATTACTTTTCGGACTGGCTGAAAAATAATGAGAAGAAAGGATTGATTCAGGATGTTACGCAAAAGATAGGAGGGATCAAGGTGTCAAAGCCAATCACGTATATGACATCCAGTACGTGGAAGTACCCGCAGCTCAGTGACCCGGAGGTTTACAAACAAATTGATCAGGTTCAACAAGATATTAGTAAACAACCTTTCTGGTTTATTCCCAAAGCAAAAATTAAAGCCATCGAAGCCAATCTTCAGGATGGTGACATCATCATGCTGACAGCGGCTCGCCCCGGTCTGGACATGAAACACGTTGGTTTTGCGATCTGGCAAACCGATGCCAAGGGAGAACGGCACGTCTATTTACTCCATGCTTCTTCCGAATACGGCGAAGTGATGATTACTGAGCAACCACTAACCAGCTACGTTTTATGGAACAAGCGACTATCGGGTATCCGGGTAGCTCGCTTAAGCCAAACCAACCAGCCGCAGGTGCTGCGGGCCATGCGTTAA
- the dnaK gene encoding molecular chaperone DnaK, whose translation MGKIIGIDLGTTNSCVAVMEGNEPVVIPNSEGRRTTPSVVAFMDNGNGERKVGDPAKRQAITNPTNTISSIKRFMGKRFNEVQNEIKTISYSVERGPNDTPRVRIGDRQYTPQELSALVLQKMKQTAEDYLGQTVTEAVITVPAYFNDAERQATKEAGQIAGLDVKRIINEPTAAALAYGLDKTHQDMKIAVFDLGGGTFDISILELGDGVFEVKSTDGDTHLGGDDFDQVIINWLAQEFKNDENIDLRQDPMALQRLKEAAEKAKIELSSSSSTEINLPYIMPVNGIPKHLVRTLSRAKFEQLADSLIQRSLEPCRRALKNSGLSASQIDEIILVGGSTRIPKVQEEVEKLFGKKPSKNVNPDEAVAVGAAVQGGVLTGEVKDVLLLDVIPLSLGIETMGGVFTKLIDANTTIPTKKSEVFSTASDSQPSVEIHILQGERPMATQNRSLGRFHLDGIPPAPRGVPQVEVTFDIDANGILHVTARDKGTNKEQKIRIEASSGLSDAEINRMREEAKANEEADKAEKEKIEKVNQADSMIFQTEKQLKEYGDKLSDANKSAIESALTGLRSAHASRDVAAIESAMATITEAWNAASQDIYNTGAQGAAPGGDPFTGGQPNGGGQTNSSQDGNVSDVPYEEVK comes from the coding sequence ATGGGAAAGATTATTGGAATTGACTTAGGAACAACCAACTCGTGTGTGGCCGTAATGGAAGGAAACGAGCCAGTGGTAATTCCAAACAGTGAAGGTCGTCGGACTACCCCCTCAGTCGTTGCGTTTATGGATAATGGTAACGGCGAACGTAAGGTGGGTGACCCGGCTAAACGGCAAGCGATCACGAACCCAACGAACACGATCTCCTCGATCAAACGGTTCATGGGGAAGCGATTCAATGAAGTACAAAATGAAATCAAAACGATTTCTTATTCGGTAGAACGTGGCCCAAATGATACGCCGCGCGTCCGGATTGGAGATCGCCAATATACACCCCAGGAACTTTCGGCGCTGGTTCTACAAAAAATGAAGCAGACCGCTGAAGACTACCTGGGACAAACCGTCACGGAAGCAGTTATCACCGTTCCGGCTTACTTTAACGATGCAGAACGTCAGGCAACCAAAGAAGCCGGACAAATTGCGGGTCTGGATGTAAAACGGATCATCAACGAGCCAACCGCCGCCGCGCTGGCTTATGGTCTGGACAAAACACACCAGGACATGAAAATTGCCGTCTTTGACTTAGGCGGTGGTACATTTGATATTTCTATTCTTGAATTAGGTGATGGCGTGTTCGAAGTTAAATCAACCGACGGTGATACGCACTTAGGTGGTGATGACTTTGACCAGGTAATCATTAACTGGCTCGCTCAGGAATTCAAGAACGACGAAAACATTGACCTGCGTCAGGATCCGATGGCGTTGCAACGCCTGAAAGAAGCGGCCGAAAAAGCGAAGATCGAGTTATCAAGCTCGTCGTCAACGGAAATCAACTTACCGTATATCATGCCGGTAAATGGGATTCCGAAGCACTTGGTTCGGACATTAAGCCGCGCTAAATTTGAGCAACTGGCTGATTCACTGATTCAACGCAGCTTGGAACCTTGCCGCCGGGCCCTGAAAAATTCTGGATTGTCGGCAAGCCAGATTGACGAAATCATTCTGGTTGGTGGTTCAACCCGGATTCCAAAAGTACAGGAAGAAGTAGAAAAACTGTTTGGTAAAAAGCCTTCTAAAAACGTAAACCCGGATGAGGCAGTAGCCGTAGGTGCTGCGGTTCAGGGTGGTGTCTTAACGGGTGAAGTAAAAGACGTTCTTCTGCTAGACGTTATTCCGCTGTCACTGGGTATTGAAACCATGGGCGGTGTGTTTACGAAGCTGATCGACGCAAACACGACAATTCCAACCAAGAAATCGGAAGTATTCTCAACGGCATCGGATAGCCAGCCAAGCGTGGAAATTCATATCCTGCAAGGCGAACGTCCAATGGCTACGCAGAACCGTTCACTAGGCCGCTTCCACCTGGATGGTATTCCACCAGCTCCGCGGGGCGTACCGCAAGTCGAGGTAACGTTCGACATTGATGCAAACGGTATCCTGCACGTAACGGCTCGTGACAAAGGCACAAACAAAGAGCAGAAAATTCGGATTGAGGCTTCCAGCGGATTAAGCGATGCTGAAATCAACCGGATGCGTGAAGAAGCAAAAGCCAACGAAGAAGCTGACAAAGCGGAAAAAGAAAAAATTGAGAAGGTGAATCAGGCTGACTCGATGATTTTCCAAACCGAAAAGCAGCTAAAAGAATACGGCGACAAACTGTCTGATGCAAATAAGTCCGCTATCGAAAGTGCGCTGACTGGCTTGCGCTCAGCCCACGCTTCCCGCGACGTTGCGGCCATCGAGTCGGCCATGGCAACGATCACTGAAGCCTGGAACGCTGCTTCGCAAGATATTTACAACACAGGTGCTCAAGGTGCCGCTCCGGGTGGTGATCCCTTTACGGGTGGACAGCCGAACGGTGGCGGTCAGACTAACAGCAGCCAGGATGGCAATGTGTCAGACGTACCTTACGAAGAAGTAAAATAA
- a CDS encoding superoxide dismutase family protein produces the protein MAEKSELNGSRETLVNTTRKTGVAKFPFWCGLGIMSLGLITGCTDHQSNPPTTATVTIVNTAGTTIGTARLSEANNGEVTIVVEASGLPVGAHGMHFHQFGVADPKASPPFSTSGEHYNPTSKQHGLHNPNGPHAADLPNLVADAQGNAKMTTKTKLISLSPGPTTLFDADGSSLIIHANGDDQTTDPSGNSGGRIAGGVIER, from the coding sequence ATGGCTGAAAAATCAGAACTCAATGGCTCCCGGGAGACCCTTGTCAATACAACCCGTAAAACAGGTGTTGCTAAATTCCCCTTCTGGTGTGGGCTGGGAATCATGAGTTTGGGGTTGATAACAGGTTGTACAGACCACCAGTCAAATCCACCGACAACCGCCACCGTAACAATCGTTAATACAGCGGGAACGACCATTGGAACAGCACGTCTGTCCGAAGCAAACAACGGCGAAGTAACCATTGTGGTTGAGGCGAGTGGGTTGCCCGTTGGGGCACACGGTATGCATTTTCACCAGTTTGGCGTAGCCGATCCTAAAGCTTCGCCTCCTTTCTCAACGTCGGGTGAGCACTACAATCCAACGAGTAAACAACACGGTCTTCACAACCCGAATGGCCCCCATGCGGCTGATTTACCGAATCTGGTAGCGGATGCCCAGGGGAACGCAAAGATGACCACCAAGACAAAGCTAATTTCGTTATCACCGGGACCAACCACCTTATTTGACGCCGATGGAAGTTCACTGATTATTCATGCTAATGGTGATGATCAGACTACGGATCCTTCTGGAAACAGCGGTGGACGCATTGCCGGGGGCGTTATTGAACGGTAG